A DNA window from Limanda limanda chromosome 6, fLimLim1.1, whole genome shotgun sequence contains the following coding sequences:
- the trarg1a gene encoding trafficking regulator of GLUT4 1 codes for MAINTDTDFQKSSLGEGGGGGVGGGGGGRGGGGRGGAQLADSLETEKLLAVTTEPGGNGVKMSTSFTVNVGGDKGLEADQNGHGVGGRSGSVGQLTAAAPLSPSKASLSRSSTGNATVQETPKPKDYLFLVIFSCFCPVWPVSIVALVYSIMSRNSLQSGDMDGAKRLGKLARLLAIVSIILGVLIVVVYVSVAATQ; via the exons ATGGCCATCAACACGGACACAGACTTCCAGAAGTCCAGCCtgggtgaaggaggaggaggaggagtaggaggaggaggaggaggaagaggaggaggaggaagaggtggcgCACAGTTGGCAGACTCTCTGGAGACGGAGAAGCTGCTGGCGGTGACAACCGAGCCCGGAGGCAACGGCGTAAAGATGTCCACCTCCTTCACTGTCAACGTGGGCGGAGACAAGGGCCTGGAGGCCGACCAGAACGGCCACGGAGTCGGGGGGAGGTCGGGCTCCGTGGGGCAGCTGACCGCCGCCGCCCCGCTCTCCCCGTCCAAGGCCAGCCTGAGCCGCTCCTCCACCGGGAACGCCACCGTGCAGGAGACCCCGAAGCCCAAGGATTACCTGTTCCTGGtcatcttctcctgcttctgCCCCGTGTGGCCCGTCAGCATCGTGGCTCTGGTCTACTCCATCATG TCCAGAAACAGTCTCCAGTCGGGCGACATGGACGGGGCCAAGAGGCTGGGCAAACTGGCTCGTCTGCTCGCTATCGTCTCCATCATCCTGGGCGTGCTCATCGTCGTAGTCTACGTCTCCGTGGCAG CGACCCAATGA